A region of Paenibacillus sp. 37 DNA encodes the following proteins:
- the pflA gene encoding pyruvate formate-lyase-activating protein has translation MVNGHIHSLETFGTVDGPGIRFVLFMQGCLLKCQYCHNPDTWALDGGKEMTLEEVLAEIEPYLSYYRSSGGGLTISGGEPTLQAHFVAEIFKEVKRRWGLHTTLDSNGFNEPERIHDLLDNTDLVLLDLKHIDDEKHIKLTGKSNERTLKTAKWLSEQGRKMWIRHVYVPGIHNEEEDLLNLGRFIGTLNGVEKFEILPYHQMGIYKWEALGKVYPLDGVPSPSEEEVERAYRLIEQGRQETAGVACSDK, from the coding sequence ATGGTTAACGGACATATTCATTCACTCGAAACTTTCGGGACGGTTGACGGCCCAGGCATCCGCTTTGTGCTTTTTATGCAAGGATGTCTACTCAAATGTCAGTATTGCCACAACCCTGATACATGGGCGCTGGATGGTGGAAAAGAAATGACGCTAGAGGAGGTATTGGCTGAGATTGAGCCATATCTATCCTACTATCGTAGTTCCGGAGGCGGGCTCACGATATCTGGCGGAGAACCAACGTTGCAGGCTCACTTCGTAGCTGAAATCTTCAAAGAAGTGAAACGTCGCTGGGGATTGCATACGACACTGGACAGCAACGGATTTAACGAACCGGAACGGATTCACGATCTGCTGGATAACACAGACCTGGTTCTACTGGATCTCAAGCATATTGATGACGAGAAACATATCAAGCTGACAGGCAAATCCAACGAGAGAACGTTGAAAACAGCCAAGTGGTTATCGGAGCAAGGTCGGAAAATGTGGATACGCCACGTGTATGTGCCTGGCATTCATAACGAGGAAGAGGATCTGCTTAACCTCGGACGGTTTATCGGAACATTGAATGGCGTTGAGAAGTTCGAAATTCTTCCATACCATCAGATGGGGATCTACAAATGGGAGGCGCTCGGTAAAGTATATCCACTGGATGGAGTTCCTTCGCCAAGTGAAGAAGAAGTGGAGCGAGCGTATCGCCTGATCGAACAAGGTCGCCAGGAAACGGCTGGCGTGGCTTGTTCCGATAAGTAA